The following proteins are co-located in the Vigna angularis cultivar LongXiaoDou No.4 chromosome 2, ASM1680809v1, whole genome shotgun sequence genome:
- the LOC108329482 gene encoding U-box domain-containing protein 4 produces MESPHSLSPSSSSSYSSDGVTFDTEEPRTPLAVRRALQLINSGEPHLCLQAARDIRRLTKTSQRCRRQLSQAVGPLVSMLRVDSPESHESALLALLNLAVKDEKNKINIVEAGALEPIVSFLKSQNVNLQESATASLLTLSASSTNKPIISACGAIPLLVEVLRDGSPQAKADAVMALSNLSTHPTNLSTILETNPIPFIVDLLKTCKKSSKTAEKCCALIESLVDYDEGRTALTSEEGGVLAVVEVLESGTLQSREHAVGALLTMCQSDRCKYREPILREGVIPGLLELTVQGTPKSQSKARTLLQLLRESPYPRSEIQPDTLENIVCNIISQIDGDDQSGKAKKMLAEMVQVSMEQSLRHLQQRALVCTPSDLPIAGCASEVSSK; encoded by the exons ATGGAGAGTCCCCATTCGCTCTCTCCCTCGTCTTCCTCCTCGTATTCCTCCGACGGAGTCACTTTCGACACGGAGGAGCCGCGGACACCGCTCGCCGTGCGCCGCGCCCTGCAACTCATCAACTCCGGCGAGCCCCACCTCTGCCTTCAAGCCGCTCGTGACATCCGCCGACTCACCAAGACGTCCCAACGTTGTCGGCGCCAACTTTCTCAGGCTGTCGGTCCACTCGTCTCCATGCTCCGAGTCGACTCGCCCGAGTCACACGAATCCGCTCTCCTCGCCTTGCTCAACCTCGCCGTCAAGGACGAAAA GAACAAAATCAATATTGTGGAGGCTGGTGCATTAGAACCGATAGTTAGTTTCCTCAAGTCTCAAAATGTAAATCTGCAGGAGTCTGCAACTGCATCATTGCTCACACTATCTGCCTCTTCGACCAACAAACCAATTATCAGTGCTTGTGGTGCCATTCCTCTTCTTGTAGAGGTCCTTAGAGATGGAAGCCCCCAAGCTAAAGCTGATGCAGTAATGGCTCTTTCTAATTTATCAACTCACCCTACTAATCTCAGTACCATTCTCGAGACAAACCCAATCCCTTTCATAGTTGATCTTCTTAAAACCTGTAAAAAGTCCTCAAAAACAGCTGAAAAATGCTGCGCTTTGATAGAATCCTTGGTGGATTATGACGAGGGCAGAACTGCCCTGACATCTGAGGAAGGCGGGGTTCTGGCAGTTGTGGAAGTTCTTGAAAGTGGCACTCTCCAAAGTAGGGAGCATGCTGTTGGAGCACTGTTGACAATGTGCCAAAGCGATCGATGTAAATACCGGGAACCAATTCTAAGAGAAGGTGTCATTCCAGGACTTCTTGAGCTTACTGTTCAAGGGACACCTAAGTCTCAGTCAAAAGCACGCACCCTTTTGCAGTTACTGCGAGAGTCTCCTTATCCGAGATCTGAAATTCAACCTGACACTCTGGAGAATATAGTGTGCAACATCATATCACAGATTGATGGGGATGATCAATCTGGTAAAGCAAAGAAGATGCTGGCTGAGATGGTTCAAGTAAGCATGGAACAAAGTCTGAGACATTTACAACAAAGGGCTCTCGTCTGCACCCCAAGTGATCTTCCTATCGCTGGCTGTGCTTCTGAAGTTTCTTCAAAATGA